From Zea mays cultivar B73 chromosome 3, Zm-B73-REFERENCE-NAM-5.0, whole genome shotgun sequence:
AAGGATGGCGGCCGGCGTAGCTAGCATAATGCGACCGTCCTCGTGTCGCATGGCACGTGGTGGGCCGTGGCCAGAGCGTCAGGCTACGTGAGACTGTGAGAGTGAGACGGCATGTCACGCAGACGCAGCTAGCTAGGGCGCTAGGCTCTCGCAGTCGCAGCCAACGCGCGCGGCGAATGGTGGCGCTGAGCTGAGTGGCCCGGCGAAGTGACTGATGACGGGTGAGGTCAGGTCCACCGTCCATGTCGAATGCTCGTGCCTCGTGAGCAAGGAGCCACTAAGCCCTGCCCATGAATACCGGCCCCCACCCGGCCGGCCTTTTTATCGTCTCATCGTGTGGGAGTGTCTTTACGCTTTAGTTAGTATTTGACACAACCACATTAACATTGTCGTATGGTTTTATCTCATCTCTCGACTTTATTTAGTGTTGTTGCCTTAGCTTTTGTAACTTCTTTAATTGAGTCTTTGCCAGCTATATATAGTCTGCATATAGAAAAAGAAAATCGCGGACGACCTGCTGCATGCGTTCACGAGTAGTTAGCTAGGCACTGAGGCACATGAGCAAATAAAAACTAACTAATATTATAGATAGATAGATAACATCTGGATGCCTCCGTGATTCTAGAAAGATAAGAAGCATCAAACATGATTCCATGCATTATTTGTGCTGCTAGTAAACCATGACTCCTGAAAGCGCAGAGAAATGCTTCGTCTCAATAATACTAGTACTAGTACAGAGCATCTCTGGTTTATCATCGGTGTTCCTGAGTATACTACCTCCGTTTCAAAATAAAATTCATTTTAAATTAATCATATATTTACTAAGTAACTATGAACGTAGGTAGTTTGCATATATATCTATAGTTATTATCATTTGAGTGAATGTGGACAGAAAAATGGACTAAAAAGAACTATATTTTGAGACTGAGTGAGTAATATATACAATAATAATTCCTTTATTTCATATACATCATCTTTTTTTCCTATGGTACTAAAAAACAGAGGATGAGTACACAAGGTATGCGATGACGTCAGCATCAGACACGGACGCGCTGCAGCTGAGCGAGCAAGAAGAACAAGCCACGCCGCTGCCGACCGACGGCCCCGGCGTCACGGCTCAGGAggaccaccagcagcagcaggatCTAGAAGGCTCCGGAACCTTCGCGGTGAGGCCGCCCTTGAGCGGGTGCGGGAGGAAGAGCCTGAAGATCACCATCCCACTGACCACCCCCTCCAGGACGATCTCCGCGCTGACGGACATCCTGTGGGACGAGCTCGCCATCAGCCACTTCTCCTCCTCCTCCAAGAAATGCATCCCGGACGGGAAGCAGAGCGTCAGCAAGACCAAGCTCCGGCACGCGGAGAAGATGATCAAGCGCGCCTTCGTCGAGCTCTACAAGGGGCTGGGCTACCTCGCCACCTACCGGTAATCCATCCTTCTCCTGCAGTTTAGATCCAGATCCCTCCCTGGGAATGGGAAGTGACAAACGCTGCATTCTTGTTTGTTTTTGGCAATGTGCAGGAGCCTGAACATGATGGCATTCGTGAAGATTCTGAAGAAGTTCGAGAAGATCACCGGGAAGGAGGTCCTGTCCATATATCTCAAGGTGGTCGAGACCTCCTACTTCAACAGCTCTGATGAGGCATGTGTCCTCCGATCCTGTCCCTCACACATCTATACATTCTGCGCCGTCTCTCTTTGTCGAGTATTCTGCAgcactgaagctgacgacgctgcTCTTCCGTCCGATTCGCTGCGCCGCGCCGCGCTGCACTGCAGGCGCTGAAGCTGATGGACGAGGTCGAGGACATCTTCGTCCGGCACTTCGCCGGCGACAACCGGCGCAAGGCCATGAAGTACCTGAGGCCCGCGCAGCGCAGGGACTCGCACGCCGCCACCTTCTTCACGGGGCTCATGGCCGGCTGCTTCGCCGCGCTGTTCGTGGGCTACTGCGTCATGGCGcacatggcggggatgtactactACTACTCCACCCCGGCGCCGCCTTCTCGCGCCCGCGGTACCGGCGGCGGCTCGGTATCTGTGTCGGTGTCGGTGTCCGTGTACATGGAGACCGCGTACCCGGTGCTGAGCATGTTCGCGCTGCTGTTCCTGCACCTGCTCCTCTACGGGTGCAACATGGTGGCGTGGCGCAGGTGCCGCGTCAACTACGGCTTCATCTTCGAGTCGTCGCCGTCGCCCGCCGGCGGGGAGCTCGGGCCCCGGGACGTGTTCCTCGTCTGCGCCGCGTCCATGGCCGCCGTCGCCGGCGTCATGTTCGCGCACCTCGCCCTCGTGCTCAGGTGGGGCTACCACGCGTCGCCGCACGTGGAAGCCATCCCCGCGTTCTTGCTCCTGGTGAGCCCTTTTGTCTGATCTGGGGCTACTGGACTGATGCAATAATTGCTGTTCTGATGCCCCTCGATCGTGTCCTGGCTGCCGGAGAACCAAAGGACATGCTCTGCATATGCTCCCTGATCGAGAATGAGGATCATGGAATGTGTTCGATGCGTTGCAGGTGTTCCTGCTGCTGCTGTTCTGCCCGATCAACGTCGTGTACCGGTCCAGTCGGTTTCAGTTCCTCAGGATACTGAGGAACATTGTACTGTCACCGCTCTACAAGGTGCGTACAGCATCAGCAGCACTGTGCGCTTGTTCTGACCAGCTATTCTCTGACACGAGTCTTTGCATTATCTTCTTGGGACCTGATTGTTTTGTTTCTGGATTTTTTGCAGGTTGTAATGGTAGACTTCTTCATGGCCGATCAGCTTTGCAGCCAGGTACCAGTCCACAACTAGTCAGTTCAAGAATTGTGTAGATCGCTTGAAACGAATCTATATAAAGATGAACATCTGGGAGTCTGACAAAAGAGATGGCAAAACATGCAGGTGCCTATGCTACGGAGCCTGGAGTACCTGGCGTGCTATTACATCAGTGGGAGCTACTGGACGCAGGAGTACGGCTACTGCACCAACACCAAGCACATCAGAGACCTGGCCTACGCCGTCTCCTTCCTGCCGTACTACTGGAGAGCCATGCAGGTGACGTGACGAGTTCTTCCCCGCTGCATCCAGAGTGCAGACTCATCAGTCTATGGGGCTGTCTGAACTCTGAATGTCTGAAACGTGATCGTTGGGTGGGCAGTGCGCACGGAGGTGGTTCGACGAGGGGGACACGAGCCACCTGGTGAACCTGGGCAAGTACGTCTCCGCCATGCTCGCCGCCGGCGCCAAAGTGGCGTACGAGAAGGACAGGAGCCTGGCGTCGCTGTCGCTCCTCGTCGCCGTGTCCAGCGGCGCGACGGTGTACCAGCTGTACTGGGACTTCGTCAAGGACTGGGGCCTGCTCCAGCCCAACTCCAAGAACCCCTGGCTCAGGAAcgacctcatcctcaggaggaaaTCCATATACTACCTGTCAATGGTACGTACGTCCCTCAGCTAATCACCGTACGTGCTGTGGAAGGTTCAGTTGCAGTGTCTTGCGGTCTTCCAGAACAAAGTGCTTGGTCATTCAGAATTTCAGTCTGACCGACTGGACTGAGCGATATCAAGGATCAAAACAGAACTCTGGTCACGCACGATAATGTCTAGATGGAAAAATGCATTTTCGACTCAGTATCTAACATTAAAATTTCCACCATAATGTCTAGATGGACGAGCATGCTATTTGTTCTGCACAAGCGAAGCATCACGTTCCAGAAGAACCAATGGCTGGAGTGAAATGTTCTGATTCCTGTCTgaacttttttctttttttttgcagGGACTGAACCTTGTGCTGAGGCTCGCTTGGCTGCAGACCATCATCCATCCAAATTTTGGGAGCTTGGATTCTAGGGTCACTTCCTTCTTCCTAGCGGCCCTCGAGGTGATCCGGCGAGGGCATTGGAACTTCTATAGGTAAAAAAAACCCCTATAATTAATACTACAGCTCTGCACGGTCCCGTTCTTGAACAGCAAACCCATCGAGCCAGAGACTGAACCAAGCACTGAAAATTTCAGGCTGGAGAATGAGCATCTGAACAACGCTGGCAAGTTCCGTGCGGTGAAGACGGTTCCACTGCCTTTTCATGAAGTGGACGACGACTAAATGCACATCTACTGAACCATCTGACCGTCACTGCTACTGCTAGATCGAACAGCTTTGTTCCTTCAACACTCTGCTGAAATTTTTTTTGAACTCAAGACGTGGAGAATTGTTCAGATCCTTAGCTGTTCGCCTGTTCTTGCGTGTAATTCGT
This genomic window contains:
- the LOC100382148 gene encoding Phosphate transporter PHO1-1-like, giving the protein MVKFSKQFEGQLVPEWKHAFLDYCLLKKDLKRMQHARHHAAADRRQAAGLTDTQETAAGHHAERASLSLSQWLLDRLPAGLFGSNAPNRDRHGVIHVHRRKLAGSASRGGGGDVYETELLEPLADDDGDAAAAREFFARLDAQLNKVNQFYRGKEQEFLERGRSLRRQMDILADLRAARAREDPSVASASAASEDEYTRYAMTSASDTDALQLSEQEEQATPLPTDGPGVTAQEDHQQQQDLEGSGTFAVRPPLSGCGRKSLKITIPLTTPSRTISALTDILWDELAISHFSSSSKKCIPDGKQSVSKTKLRHAEKMIKRAFVELYKGLGYLATYRSLNMMAFVKILKKFEKITGKEVLSIYLKVVETSYFNSSDEALKLMDEVEDIFVRHFAGDNRRKAMKYLRPAQRRDSHAATFFTGLMAGCFAALFVGYCVMAHMAGMYYYYSTPAPPSRARGTGGGSVSVSVSVSVYMETAYPVLSMFALLFLHLLLYGCNMVAWRRCRVNYGFIFESSPSPAGGELGPRDVFLVCAASMAAVAGVMFAHLALVLRWGYHASPHVEAIPAFLLLVFLLLLFCPINVVYRSSRFQFLRILRNIVLSPLYKVVMVDFFMADQLCSQVPMLRSLEYLACYYISGSYWTQEYGYCTNTKHIRDLAYAVSFLPYYWRAMQCARRWFDEGDTSHLVNLGKYVSAMLAAGAKVAYEKDRSLASLSLLVAVSSGATVYQLYWDFVKDWGLLQPNSKNPWLRNDLILRRKSIYYLSMGLNLVLRLAWLQTIIHPNFGSLDSRVTSFFLAALEVIRRGHWNFYRLENEHLNNAGKFRAVKTVPLPFHEVDDD